The Streptomyces sp. DH-12 genome has a window encoding:
- a CDS encoding NAD(P)/FAD-dependent oxidoreductase: protein MVKERARILVVGGGYVGMYTALRLQRRLKREIARGEAGITVVTPDPYMTYQPFLPEAAAGAISPRHVVVPLRRVLDRCRIVIGEATAVDHAARTATVRTPAAEEEGTDGRRIGYDELVLAPGSVARSLPIPGLADHAIGFRTVEEAIGLRNHVLEQMDIASSTRDPAVRDAALTFVFVGGGYAGVEALGELEDMARYATRYYHNVRPEDMKWILVEASDRILPEVGEELGRYTLTELRRRNIDVRLETRLESCADRVAVLSDGSRFPTRTVVWTAGVKPHPVLAATDLPLNERGRLRCTAELAVEGAPHAWAAGDAAAVPDVTAREEGRTCAPNAQHALRQARVLGDNVVHSLRGEPLETYAHRYAGSVASLGLHKGVAQVYGRKLKGYPAWFMHRTYHLSRVPTFNRKARVAAEWTLAGLFKREIVSLGSLEHPRAEFELAAGGKPSHDPPRNPEGSS from the coding sequence ATGGTGAAGGAACGTGCGCGCATTCTCGTTGTCGGCGGCGGCTACGTCGGGATGTACACGGCCCTGCGCCTGCAGCGGAGACTGAAACGGGAGATCGCGCGGGGCGAGGCCGGGATCACGGTCGTCACGCCGGACCCGTACATGACGTACCAGCCGTTCCTTCCCGAAGCGGCCGCCGGCGCCATTTCTCCTCGTCATGTCGTCGTACCGCTGCGTCGTGTTCTCGACCGGTGCCGCATCGTCATCGGGGAGGCCACGGCCGTCGACCACGCCGCGCGCACGGCCACCGTCCGCACCCCGGCCGCCGAGGAGGAGGGGACGGACGGGCGGCGGATCGGGTACGACGAACTGGTTCTCGCTCCCGGGTCCGTGGCGCGCTCCCTGCCCATCCCCGGCCTCGCCGACCACGCCATCGGCTTCAGAACGGTGGAGGAGGCCATCGGGCTGCGCAACCACGTGCTGGAGCAGATGGACATCGCCTCGTCGACCCGTGATCCCGCGGTCCGCGATGCCGCGCTGACGTTCGTCTTCGTCGGCGGCGGCTACGCGGGCGTGGAGGCGCTCGGCGAGCTGGAGGACATGGCGCGGTACGCGACGCGGTACTACCACAACGTCCGCCCCGAGGACATGAAGTGGATCCTGGTGGAGGCGTCGGACCGGATCCTGCCCGAGGTCGGCGAGGAGCTGGGGCGCTACACCCTCACCGAACTGCGCCGCCGCAACATCGACGTACGCCTCGAGACGCGCCTGGAGTCCTGCGCCGACCGTGTCGCCGTACTGAGCGACGGGTCGCGCTTCCCGACACGGACGGTCGTGTGGACCGCCGGGGTGAAACCGCATCCCGTGCTGGCGGCCACCGACCTGCCGCTGAACGAGCGGGGCCGGCTGCGCTGCACCGCCGAACTGGCCGTCGAGGGCGCCCCCCACGCCTGGGCCGCCGGGGACGCCGCCGCCGTACCCGACGTCACCGCGCGCGAGGAGGGCCGCACGTGCGCCCCCAACGCCCAGCACGCCCTGCGCCAGGCCCGGGTGCTCGGTGACAACGTCGTCCACTCCCTGCGCGGCGAACCCCTGGAGACGTACGCCCACAGGTACGCCGGTTCCGTCGCCTCCCTGGGACTGCACAAGGGGGTCGCCCAGGTCTACGGGCGCAAGCTGAAGGGCTACCCCGCCTGGTTCATGCACCGGACGTACCACCTCAGCCGGGTGCCGACCTTCAACCGCAAGGCCCGGGTGGCCGCGGAGTGGACGCTCGCGGGCCTCTTCAAGAGGGAGATCGTGTCGCTCGGATCGCTCGAACATCCGCGGGCGGAGTTCGAACTGGCGGCCGGTGGAAAGCCTTCCCACGACCCACCGCGCAACCCGGAGGGGTCGTCCTGA